In one window of Zingiber officinale cultivar Zhangliang chromosome 11A, Zo_v1.1, whole genome shotgun sequence DNA:
- the LOC122032222 gene encoding CBL-interacting protein kinase 6-like isoform X1 — MEEVVAASPATSVEGRSVLQGRYEIGRVIGQGTFAKVHLARNLLTGEGVAIKVVGKEKVIQVGMMEQVKREISAMKMVRHPNIVELHEVMATRSKIYFAMELVRGGELFTKVARSGRLREDAARRYFCQLVSAVDFCHGRGVFHRDLKLENILLDEQGDLKIADFGLSAFAENVRLDGLFHTACGTPAYVAPEVVGQRGYDGAKADLWSCGVILFVLLAGFLPFQDENILAMYKKIRRGDFRCPPWFSSDARRLVTKLLDPNPKTRFTVDRLTGSPWFKKSTIPKSVTGTSSPPSASLESELSGDKEPAKKEGKEPERLNAFHLISFSDGFDLSPLFLEGERREKVMRFATNEPASDVVSRLENFAARAAAKCRVTKSCSAGVKLEGEERGRMGKLTISIDIFTVAPPVLVVEVRRDGGDTAEYEKFCSDELRPALQDIILTSSSDQLQTSTF; from the coding sequence ATGGAGGAGGTGGTGGCTGCATCGCCGGCGACTTCTGTTGAAGGCCGAAGCGTGCTCCAAGGGCGGTACGAGATAGGGCGGGTCATCGGGCAGGGCACGTTCGCGAAGGTGCATCTTGCGAGGAATCTCCTTACAGGTGAGGGCGTGGCCATCAAGGTGgtagggaaggagaaggtgatcCAGGTGGGGATGATGGAGCAGGTGAAGCGCGAGATCTCGGCCATGAAGATGGTTCGCCACCCTAACATTGTGGAGCTTCACGAGGTGATGGCGACGCGGTCAAAGATCTACTTCGCCATGGAGCTGGTCCGCGGTGGGGAGCTGTTCACCAAGGTGGCCCGATCCGGTCGCCTCCGCGAGGACGCTGCCCGGCGTTACTTCTGCCAACTCGTCTCCGCCGTTGATTTCTGTCACGGCCGAGGTGTCTTCCATCGCGACCTCAAGCTGGAGAATATCCTTCTCGACGAACAAGGGGATCTCAAGATCGCTGATTTCGGGCTCAGCGCCTTCGCCGAGAACGTCCGACTCGACGGCCTCTTTCACACCGCCTGCGGTACGCCCGCGTACGTCGCTcctgaggtggtcggccaaagggGCTACGACGGGGCGAAGGCCGACCTCTGGTCCTGCGGCGTCATCCTCTTCGTCCTCCTAGCTGGATTCCTCCCCTTCCAGGACGAGAACATACTCGCTATGTACAAGAAGATCCGCCGAGGGGACTTTCGATGTCCTCCTTGGTTCTCGTCGGACGCCCGACGGCTCGTCACCAAGCTGCTCGACCCTAACCCCAAGACAAGATTCACCGTCGACCGGCTCACGGGATCTCCCTGGTTCAAAAAATCGACGATTCCCAAATCAGTTACCGGTACCTCGTCGCCGCCTTCAGCCAGCTTAGAATCGGAGCTTTCCGGCGATAAAGAACCAGCAAAGAAAGAGGGGAAGGAACCAGAGAGACTAAACGCCTTCCATCTGATATCGTTCTCGGATGGGTTCGACCTCTCACCCCTCTTCCTCGAAGGAGAGCGGAGGGAGAAGGTCATGCGCTTCGCCACAAATGAGCCGGCAAGCGACGTTGTGTCGAGGCTGGAAAATTTTGCGGCCAGAGCGGCGGCGAAGTGCCGGGTGACGAAGAGCTGCTCGGCGGGAGTGAAGCTGGAGGGCGAGGAACGAGGTCGGATGGGCAAGCTGACGATTTCCATCGACATATTCACAGTGGCGCCGCCAGTTCTCGTGGTGGAGGTCAGGAGGGACGGCGGCGACACCGCCGAATACGAGAAGTTCTGCAGCGACGAACTCCGCCCCGCGCTCCAAGACATCATCTTGACTTCATCATCCGACCAACTCCAAACTTCTACATTCTAA
- the LOC122032205 gene encoding stromal cell-derived factor 2-like protein, translating to MAFSFFALAFFLYLGLELPEGSPAPAAAAVEDGVEITYGSVIKLMHEKTKFRLHSHDVPYGSGSGQQSVTGFPNVDDSNSYWVVKSPPDSSAKQGDAIPHGTVIRLQHMKTRKWLHSHLHASPISGNLEVSCYGGDDNSDTGDVWRLEIEGNGKTWRQDQRIRLQHVDTGGYLHSHDKKYTRIAGGQQEVCGVRDKRTDNVWLVAEGVFLPINSSK from the exons ATGGCATTTTCCTTCTTCGCGCTCGCCTTCTTCCTCTACCTCGGCCTTGAGCTCCCCGAGGGATCCCCTGCCCCCGCTGCTGCCGCCGTCGAAGATGGCGTCGAG ataaCCTACGGTAGTGTTATTAAGTTGATGCACGAGAAGACCAAGTTTCGGCTGCATTCGCACGATGTGCCGTATGGCTCCGGGAGCGGGCAGCAGTCGGTCACTGGATTTCCCAACGTGGATGATTCGAATAGCTATTGG GTTGTGAAGTCTCCACCTGATTCATCTGCGAAACAAGGCGATGCAATACCACATGGAACTGTCATAAGATTACAGCATATGAAAACTCGAAAATGGCTGCATAGCCATCTTCATGCTTCGCCAATATCAGGAAATTTGGAG GTGAGTTGCTATGGAGGAGATGACAACTCGGACACCGGCGATGTTTGGCG TTTGGAGATTGAGGGAAATGGGAAGACATGGAGACAAGATCAGCGGATAAGGCTGCAACACGTTGATACAGGTGGTTACCTACACAGTCACGACAAGAAATATACTCGTATAGCTGGAGGACAACAAGAG GTTTGTGGAGTTCGCGATAAGCGTACCGATAATGTTTGGTTAGTAGCCGAGGGTGTCTTTCTTCCAATTAATTCGAGCAAGTGA
- the LOC122032222 gene encoding CBL-interacting protein kinase 6-like isoform X2, whose amino-acid sequence MEEVVAASPATSVEGRSVLQGRYEIGRVIGQGTFAKVHLARNLLTGEGVAIKVVGKEKVIQVGMMEQVKREISAMKMVRHPNIVELHEVMATRSKIYFAMELVRGGELFTKVARSGRLREDAARRYFCQLVSAVDFCHGRGVFHRDLKLENILLDEQGDLKIADFGLSAFAENVRLDGLFHTACGTPAYVAPEVVGQRGYDGAKADLWSCGVILFVLLAGFLPFQDENILAMYKKIRRGDFRCPPWFSSDARRLVTKLLDPNPKTRFTVDRLTGSPWFKKSTIPKSVTGTSSPPSASLESELSGDKEPAKKEGKEPERLNAFHLISFSDGFDLSPLFLEGERREKVMRFATNEPASDVVSRLENFAARAAAKCRVTKSCSAGVKLEGEERGRMGKLTISIDIFTVAPPVLVVEEKLEEREAAAGKHVR is encoded by the exons ATGGAGGAGGTGGTGGCTGCATCGCCGGCGACTTCTGTTGAAGGCCGAAGCGTGCTCCAAGGGCGGTACGAGATAGGGCGGGTCATCGGGCAGGGCACGTTCGCGAAGGTGCATCTTGCGAGGAATCTCCTTACAGGTGAGGGCGTGGCCATCAAGGTGgtagggaaggagaaggtgatcCAGGTGGGGATGATGGAGCAGGTGAAGCGCGAGATCTCGGCCATGAAGATGGTTCGCCACCCTAACATTGTGGAGCTTCACGAGGTGATGGCGACGCGGTCAAAGATCTACTTCGCCATGGAGCTGGTCCGCGGTGGGGAGCTGTTCACCAAGGTGGCCCGATCCGGTCGCCTCCGCGAGGACGCTGCCCGGCGTTACTTCTGCCAACTCGTCTCCGCCGTTGATTTCTGTCACGGCCGAGGTGTCTTCCATCGCGACCTCAAGCTGGAGAATATCCTTCTCGACGAACAAGGGGATCTCAAGATCGCTGATTTCGGGCTCAGCGCCTTCGCCGAGAACGTCCGACTCGACGGCCTCTTTCACACCGCCTGCGGTACGCCCGCGTACGTCGCTcctgaggtggtcggccaaagggGCTACGACGGGGCGAAGGCCGACCTCTGGTCCTGCGGCGTCATCCTCTTCGTCCTCCTAGCTGGATTCCTCCCCTTCCAGGACGAGAACATACTCGCTATGTACAAGAAGATCCGCCGAGGGGACTTTCGATGTCCTCCTTGGTTCTCGTCGGACGCCCGACGGCTCGTCACCAAGCTGCTCGACCCTAACCCCAAGACAAGATTCACCGTCGACCGGCTCACGGGATCTCCCTGGTTCAAAAAATCGACGATTCCCAAATCAGTTACCGGTACCTCGTCGCCGCCTTCAGCCAGCTTAGAATCGGAGCTTTCCGGCGATAAAGAACCAGCAAAGAAAGAGGGGAAGGAACCAGAGAGACTAAACGCCTTCCATCTGATATCGTTCTCGGATGGGTTCGACCTCTCACCCCTCTTCCTCGAAGGAGAGCGGAGGGAGAAGGTCATGCGCTTCGCCACAAATGAGCCGGCAAGCGACGTTGTGTCGAGGCTGGAAAATTTTGCGGCCAGAGCGGCGGCGAAGTGCCGGGTGACGAAGAGCTGCTCGGCGGGAGTGAAGCTGGAGGGCGAGGAACGAGGTCGGATGGGCAAGCTGACGATTTCCATCGACATATTCACAGTGGCGCCGCCAGTTCTCGTGGTGGAG GAAAAGCTTGAAGAACGAGAAGCAGCAGCAGGAAAACATGTTAGATAG